The genomic region AGCGCGGCGCGTCGGCGCGCATCGACGGCCACAAGGCCAGCGTCAAATCCAGCCGCCACAAGGCCGCCAAGGTCAAAAAGGCCCCCTCGAAAAAGAGAACGCACACCGCGTCCCGGTCCAAGAGCAAGCACAAAAAGAAAGCCGGCGCGTCGAGCCGCAAGTAAATCTCCCGGCCTCCCGTTTCCGCGGTCGTTTTCCACACCCCAAGGATCGCGCGGACCGTTTCCCTTCTCTCCCCGACGGGAAACGGCCCGCGCCCCGGCCGCATCCTTCCTCGGAAAAGGCCTACCCGCGCCTGCCGCCGCCTTGCCACCGTCCCGCACCGATGCCATGGTGCCCCATCCCGCTTACCGGAGGCCTCCCATGCGTTTCGCCCGCATTCTTGCGCTCACCTTCTGCTTGCCGTTCCTCGCCGGGGTCGTCACGGCCCGGGCCGCGGGTTCCGCCGCCGTCTTCACCGCCCTGTGGTCCCCGGACGTCCTGGCCGCCGGGCCGGGAGAACGCAAATCGGGCCGGCTCGGGCCGCCCGACCGCTCCCCACCAGAGGCCACCACGTTTCCGGCCCTCCCGCCGCTGCCCGAGGCCCTGGCCGGCTCCATCCGCAGGGTGAACACCCATGGCGAGAAGCTCGTCGCCCTGACCTTCGACCTGTGCGAACTGGCCGACCAGAAATCCGGCTATGACGGCGCGGTGGTGGACGCGCTTCGCGCCGCCGGGGCGAAAGCCACCTTTTTCGCCGGCGGCAAGTGGATGCGTTCCCACCCGACGCGGGCCATGCAGCTCATAAGCGATCCGCTCTTCGAGATCGGCAGCCACGCCTGGACCCACGGCAATTTCGGCCAGCTCGACACGGCCGAAATGCGCCGGCAAATCGCCTGGACCCAGGCCGAGTATGCGCTGTTGCGGGAAAAAATCGCGCTGATGGCCCGGGAAAAGGGTATTTCCGAGGCGGCAATCGCCACGATTCCGGCCGCGCCGACGCTGCTGCGTTTCCCCTACGGCCGCTGCCGACCCGATGCTCTGTCCCTGGTCGCGTCCATGGGACTTGCCGCCATACAATGGAGCCTGACCACCGGCGACCCGGATCCGCACTCCACACCGGAGCGCATCGTCAAGATCGTCCTCGCCCGGGTGCGCCCCGGCGACATCCTTATCGGCCACGCCAACGGCAACGGCCACGGCACCGGGGAGGCCCTGCCGCGCCTTTTGGTGGAACTGCGAAAACGCGGCTATCGCTTCGTCACGGTCAGCGAACTGCTCGCCGCCGGACGGCCGCTCATCGCCTCGGACTGCTACGACTTCCATCCCGGCGATACGGCGCAATACGACCGCATCTTCGGCGACGGCACCATCCATCCGCGCCATAAAAAAGGGCCGCGACCGCAGCCGCGACCCGAACATCCCGGACAGTAAAGAGCAACGCGCCTACTTTTTGGACTCTTCCTTTTTCTGGTCGGCCGCTTCACGCCGATAGTGCGTGATGGAGGCCACCTTGGACTCCTTGGTCCCCTCGACGTAGGTGATGATCATGGTGTTTTTGCCGGTCAGCTTGCCGATGTAGACGCCGTCGTCGTCGGCCATGTAGAGCTTCGCGGCCCCGTCGATAACGCCGACCACGGTTTCCTTGGCCCTGGCCGAAGCCTTGGTGCCGTAAAAAGCCCGACCCTCCTGCTTGTCGATGGTGAGGGTCCAGTCGGCATGCAGAAACTGCGGCGAATGCACGGCGTCGGCATGGCCGAGCTTGCCCATGGCCACGGTGTCGGACGTGCCCTTCCACACGCCGGTGACATCGGGCACGGCTTTTTCCTTTTTCTCCTTGTGCTCCTTGGCCAGGGCCGGGAGAGCGGTGAGGACAAGACCGAGCATAACCAGAATCGCCAGGATGCGGACACGGAACATGGGTGACCTCCAGGGATTGGGATGCCGGCCGCACGTGGCGCGACGCCGGCGGTTGCGATAGGATGCATGATCGCCGAAGATATGAACCGCTTTTCGATTTTTAAGCAAAAGGATTGCCCATGACAACCGAGACTGCCCCGATTCTCGTGGCCAGGGGAAAAAAGGACGCCCTGCTTTCGCCGGCCATGGCCAACCGCCACGGACTGGTGGCCGGAGCCACCGGCACGGGCAAGACCGTGAGCCTGCGGGTCCTGGCCGAAGCGTTTTCCGAGCGCGGGGTGCCGGTCTTTCTGGCCGACGTCAAAGGCGACCTTTCGGGCATGGCCGTGCCCGGGGGCGAAAACCCAAAGATTGCCGCCCGGGCCGAAAAGCTCGGCCTGACCGACCCGCCGGCCGGCTATCCGGTCGTTTTCTGGGACGTGTTCGGCCAGAGCGGGCATCCGCTGCGGACCACGATTTCAGAGATGGGGCCGCTGCTTTTATCGCGACTGCTTGGGCTCAATGAAACCCAGTCCGGGGTCATGGAGATCATCTTCCGCGCGGCCGACGATTCCGGGCTGCTGCTGCTCGATCTCAAGGACCTGCGCACCATGGCCACGTACGTGGGTGAAAACGCGGCCGGGCTGCGCACCCGTTACGGCAACGTGTCCACGGCCAGCGTCGGGGCCATCCAGCGGGCCCTGCTCGCCCTGGAAGGGCAAGGCGGCGACACGTTCTTCGGCGAACCGGCCCTGGACCTCGACGACCTGCTCCAGACCGACGCATCGGGCCGGGGCGTGGTCAACATCCTCAATGCCCAGAGCCTGCTCGCCGCGCCCAAGGTCTACGCCACCATGCTCCTGTGGCTGCTTTCGGAACTCTTCGAGCGCCTGCCCGAGGTCGGCGACCCGGCAAAGCCCAAGCTGGTCTTTTTCTTCGACGAGGCCCACCTGCTCTTCGACGACGCGCCCAAGGCCCTGGTCGAAAAAATCGAACTCACGGTGCGGCTCATCCGCTCCAAGGGCGTCGGGGTCTACTTCGTCACCCAGTCGCCCCTGGATCTGCCGGACACGGTGCTGGCCCAGCTCGGCAACCGGGTGCAGCACGCGCTGCGGGCCTTCACCCCACGCGAGAAAAAAGCCGTGGACGCGGCGGCCGACACCTTCCGCCAAAATCCCGCCTTCGACGCGGCTAAGGCCATCACCGAACTCGGCGTGGGCGAAGCGCTGGTGTCCTTTCTCGATGGAAAGGGGCAGCCGGAAATGGTGGAACGGGCGCTGATCGTGCCGCCGCGAAGCCGCCTTGCTCCCCTTGCCGACGCCGAACGCCAGGGAATCGTGCGGGGCTCGACGCTCTACGGACATTACGAACAAATGGTGGACCGGGAATCCGCCTTCGAAATGCTCCAGGCCAGGGCGCAGCGCCGCGAGGAAGAAACCAAGCCCTCCCGGACCCAGGCCTCGCCGGTGGAAAAACTCATCGGCTCCATGGCCCAAAGCGCCGTGCGCTCCATCGGCAGCCAGATCGGCCGCCAAATCGCCCGAGGCATCCTCGGCGCGTTATTTGGGGGGAAGAGGTAGAAGGAGGGAATATGCGAGAGGGGAGAACCCTTTTGCAAAGGGTTCTCCCCTCTCGCGCTCTCCCTTTCCTAAACCTTTTTACGGGGTGGGGCATCGTGCGGGGGCCGGGGGCGGCGCCCCTGGCCTCACCCGCTACAACCACTCCAAACCGATGACATGGACGGCCAGCGGGCCGTGGACGCCGCGCACGTAGACGAATTCGATATCCCCGGTGCTGGAGACGCCGGAGACGCAGTTGACGGCGCTCGGCATGGGGCCTTTGGCCAGTCCCTCGAACACGGCCGGCAGATCGGGCACGAGCTTTGAGGCCGGAAGCAGCGCCACGTGCAGGCGCGGCACCAGCGGCGTGGCCCGCTCCCGCTCCTTGCCGGCGGCGAGGATCAGGCTCCCTGTGGCGCACACGGCGTAGGCGACGCTGGTAAGGCCCATATCCACGGCGGCAAGCGACGGGCAGACGCGTTCCGGCAGGTCTTCGGGGGCCAGCACGGCCACGTCGGCCGAGGCCAGGGTGGCGGCCGCATCCACGGCGTCAAGGTCGGGATGGTCCCAGCGCACGGCGGTTTTGACCCCGTTTTTGGCGATCACGGCGGCCAGGGCGGCCTTGGCCGCATCCGGCGTCTTGGCCAGCTCGAAGGTCGGGCCAAGGGCGGTCAAGGCGGCGGCGAAGGTTTCGAAATCGACCGAATCCAGGCACTGGCGGCGCAAGGAAAGGGGACGCCGGGCGCGCGGCAATCCCTTGGGCTGGCCGGCGCGAAGCCGGGAGAGGATGGCGGTTCTCACTTGGGCTTCGTTCATGACCGATCTCCCTTGTCGCCCAGCCCCCGCCGGGACAGGCGTTTGGCCAGGGCCTTGAAACGCCTGGAAAAGGGCTTCGACAGGCCCGGAAATTTTCGGCCGCGCAAAAACCTGCCTACCGGCCCGTCCGGGGCCATGGCCGCGACGCGGTCGAGCTTGGGGTCGACGGTCCGGGCCCAGGCCGCCGCTGCGCCGAAAAGCATGGGATGGCGGGCTAATGCGGCATAGCCTTTGGTTGCCGTGTCGGTCCCCTGGGCAGCCTGTCGACGGCGCAGCTCCTGGAGCAGCACCGGATGGTCGATGCCGGCCGGACAGGCCTCGGCGCAGGCCCCGCAATGGGTGCAGGCAAAGGGCTGCCGCGCATCGCCCGCCGCGTCCTTGAGCACCGAGGAAAGGATCGAGCCCATGGGACCGGGGTAGACCGAGCCGTAGGCATGGCCGCCCACACTCTGGTAGACCGGGCAGACGTTGAGGCAGGCGCCGCAGCGGATGCATTTGAGGATCGAACGCAGGATCGGATCGGCCAGCAGTTCGGAGCGACCGTTGTCCAAAATGACCAGATGCATTTCCCTGGGCCCGTCGCGTTCGCCGTCGCGGCGCGCGCCGGTGAAAAGGGACAGGTGCACGGGCAGGGTCTGGCCGGTCGCGGACGGGGGCAGGATGTCGAGCACGGCGGCCGCCTCGGCCAGGGACCCGACGACCTTTTCCAGGGTCATGAGCGCCACATGAACGGGCGGGCAGGAGCCGGTAAGCCGGATGTTGCCCTCGTTTTCCAGCACCATCACCGTGCCGGTCTCGGCCACGACGATATTGGCCCCGGTGATGCCGGCGTCGGCGGCCAGGAACTTGGCCCGCAGGCTGTCGCGGGCAATGCGCGTCATCTCCGGGATGTCGGTGCTGGTGCGGCCGAACTTTGCGGCGAAAAGCGCCGAAACCTGCTCCTTGGACACGTGCAGGGCCGGGGCCAGGATGTGGGAGGGCTTCTGGCCGAGCAGCTGGATGATGTACTCGCCGAGGTCGGTCTCCACGGCTTCGATGCCGGCGGCGGCCAGGGCCTCGTTGAGCCCGATCTCCTCGCTGACCATGGACTTGCTCTTGACCGCCAGGCGCACGCCGCGCGCGGTCAAGAGGTCGGTGATCAGGCGCGACGCCTGGGGGGCGTCCTCGGCGAAATGGACGATGCCGCCGGCGGCGGTGACGCTTGCTTCCAGGGTCTCGAGCAGGTCGGGCAGGCGGTCGAGGGTCGCCTCGCGTACAGCCACGGCCCGGGCCCGGCGCTCGGTGAAATCCGGCATGGCGTTGACCGACCGTTGCCGCAGGGCGTGGATGTGAAAAATGGCTTTGTCCAAGATGGCCCGGCTTTCGCCGTCGGCCAGGGCGTCGGCCGAAGCCTTGCCGAAATCGTGTCGGCCCGCGCTCATAACTCCCCTCCCGCCAACACCTCGGCCAGATGCAGCGCCTTGACCGAGGCTTCACGCTTGGCCAGGGCGGAACTGATATTGAGCAGGCAACTCGGCTCGGCCGTGATGACCGCCTCGGCTCCGGTAGCGATGATGTCGTCGATCTTCTTGGCCAGGATGGCCTGGCTCACTTCCGGGTAATCCACACTGAACGCCCCGCCGAAGCCGCAGCAGCGCTCGGGATGGGCAAGCGGCAAAAGCGTAAGCCCTTCCACGGCGGCAAGGAGCTTTTCGGTGCAGTCGCCGGCGCCGAGCGCCCGGGTGGTCTGGCAGGAAGCGTGCAGGGTCGCCCGCGCGGCGTAACGAGCGCCGAGGTCGGGGCTGCCGAGCTTGCCCACCAGATATTCGCCGAGTTCAAAGGTCTTGGCCGCCACGCGAGCCGCGCGATCGCGCCAGGGATCGTCCGCTTCGAAAAGCGACGGATACTTGCGCACCATGGCCGTGCAGGAAGCCGAAGGGCTGACGATGGCCGGGGCCTCCTCGAAAATTTCCACGAACCGCCTGGCCAGGGGCCGGGTCAAATCCGGACGGCCCCGCTTATAGGCGAACTGGCCGCAGCAGGTCTGCCCGGAAGGAAGCTCGGGGGTCACCCCGGCCCGGGAAA from Solidesulfovibrio fructosivorans JJ] harbors:
- a CDS encoding (Fe-S)-binding protein, with the translated sequence MKAFLFIPCLVEHVLPRVGEATAMVLSRAGVTPELPSGQTCCGQFAYKRGRPDLTRPLARRFVEIFEEAPAIVSPSASCTAMVRKYPSLFEADDPWRDRAARVAAKTFELGEYLVGKLGSPDLGARYAARATLHASCQTTRALGAGDCTEKLLAAVEGLTLLPLAHPERCCGFGGAFSVDYPEVSQAILAKKIDDIIATGAEAVITAEPSCLLNISSALAKREASVKALHLAEVLAGGEL
- a CDS encoding helicase HerA-like domain-containing protein, with translation MTTETAPILVARGKKDALLSPAMANRHGLVAGATGTGKTVSLRVLAEAFSERGVPVFLADVKGDLSGMAVPGGENPKIAARAEKLGLTDPPAGYPVVFWDVFGQSGHPLRTTISEMGPLLLSRLLGLNETQSGVMEIIFRAADDSGLLLLDLKDLRTMATYVGENAAGLRTRYGNVSTASVGAIQRALLALEGQGGDTFFGEPALDLDDLLQTDASGRGVVNILNAQSLLAAPKVYATMLLWLLSELFERLPEVGDPAKPKLVFFFDEAHLLFDDAPKALVEKIELTVRLIRSKGVGVYFVTQSPLDLPDTVLAQLGNRVQHALRAFTPREKKAVDAAADTFRQNPAFDAAKAITELGVGEALVSFLDGKGQPEMVERALIVPPRSRLAPLADAERQGIVRGSTLYGHYEQMVDRESAFEMLQARAQRREEETKPSRTQASPVEKLIGSMAQSAVRSIGSQIGRQIARGILGALFGGKR
- a CDS encoding LutC/YkgG family protein; translation: MNEAQVRTAILSRLRAGQPKGLPRARRPLSLRRQCLDSVDFETFAAALTALGPTFELAKTPDAAKAALAAVIAKNGVKTAVRWDHPDLDAVDAAATLASADVAVLAPEDLPERVCPSLAAVDMGLTSVAYAVCATGSLILAAGKERERATPLVPRLHVALLPASKLVPDLPAVFEGLAKGPMPSAVNCVSGVSSTGDIEFVYVRGVHGPLAVHVIGLEWL
- a CDS encoding lactate utilization protein B, with amino-acid sequence MSAGRHDFGKASADALADGESRAILDKAIFHIHALRQRSVNAMPDFTERRARAVAVREATLDRLPDLLETLEASVTAAGGIVHFAEDAPQASRLITDLLTARGVRLAVKSKSMVSEEIGLNEALAAAGIEAVETDLGEYIIQLLGQKPSHILAPALHVSKEQVSALFAAKFGRTSTDIPEMTRIARDSLRAKFLAADAGITGANIVVAETGTVMVLENEGNIRLTGSCPPVHVALMTLEKVVGSLAEAAAVLDILPPSATGQTLPVHLSLFTGARRDGERDGPREMHLVILDNGRSELLADPILRSILKCIRCGACLNVCPVYQSVGGHAYGSVYPGPMGSILSSVLKDAAGDARQPFACTHCGACAEACPAGIDHPVLLQELRRRQAAQGTDTATKGYAALARHPMLFGAAAAWARTVDPKLDRVAAMAPDGPVGRFLRGRKFPGLSKPFSRRFKALAKRLSRRGLGDKGDRS
- a CDS encoding polysaccharide deacetylase family protein — encoded protein: MRFARILALTFCLPFLAGVVTARAAGSAAVFTALWSPDVLAAGPGERKSGRLGPPDRSPPEATTFPALPPLPEALAGSIRRVNTHGEKLVALTFDLCELADQKSGYDGAVVDALRAAGAKATFFAGGKWMRSHPTRAMQLISDPLFEIGSHAWTHGNFGQLDTAEMRRQIAWTQAEYALLREKIALMAREKGISEAAIATIPAAPTLLRFPYGRCRPDALSLVASMGLAAIQWSLTTGDPDPHSTPERIVKIVLARVRPGDILIGHANGNGHGTGEALPRLLVELRKRGYRFVTVSELLAAGRPLIASDCYDFHPGDTAQYDRIFGDGTIHPRHKKGPRPQPRPEHPGQ